The Chlorocebus sabaeus isolate Y175 chromosome 18, mChlSab1.0.hap1, whole genome shotgun sequence genome window below encodes:
- the SKOR2 gene encoding SKI family transcriptional corepressor 2 — protein sequence MASSPLPGPNDILLASPSSAFQPDALSQPRPGHANLKPNQVGQVILYGIPIVSLVIDGQERLCLAQISNTLLKNFSYNEIHNRRVALGITCVQCTPVQLEILRRAGAMPISSRRCGMITKREAERLCKSFLGENRPPKLPDNFAFDVSHECAWGCRGSFIPARYNSSRAKCIKCSYCNMYFSPNKFIFHSHRTPDAKYTQPDAANFNSWRRHLKLTDKSPQDELVFAWEDVKAMFNGGSRKRALPQPGAHPACHPLSSVKAAAVAAAAAVAGGGGLLGPHLLGAPPPPPPPPPPLAELAGAPHAHHKRPRFDDDEDSLQEAAVVAAASLSAAAASLSVAAASGGAGTGGGGAGGGCVAGVGVGAGAGAGAGAGAKGPRSYPVIPVPSKGSFGGVLQKFPGCGGLFPHPYTFPAAAAAFGLCHKKEDAGAAAEALGGAGAGGAGAAPKAGLSGLFWPAGRKDAFYPPFCMFWPPRTPGGLPVPTYLQPPPQPPSALGCALGESPALLRQAFLDLAEPGGAAGSAEAAPPSGQPPQVLANGPGSGPPPPAGGAGSRDALFESPPGGSGGDCSAGSTPPADSVAAAGAGAAAAGAGPAGSRVPAPHHPHLLEGRKAGGGSYHHSSAFRPVGGKDDAESLAKLHGASAGAPHSAQTHPHHHHHPHHHHHHHTPPQPPSPLLLLPPQPDEPGSERHHPAPPPPPPPPPPPLAPHPHHRGLLSPAGTSCSYPSEDSSEDEDDEEEEQEVDVEGHKPPEGEEEEEESRDPDDDEEEDEETGVLLGDPLVGGGRFLHGGGQSEKGRSRDRAPAVAGAFPLGLNSRLLQEDGKLGDPGSDLPPPPPPPLAPQKASGGGSSSPVSPVHHPSLEEQPSYKDSQKTKENNQVIVSTKDDNSFSDKNKEHSFFITDSDASGGDFWRERSGEHTQETNSPHSLKKDVENMGKEELQKVLFEQIDLRRRLEQEFQVLKGNTSFPVFNNFQDQMKRELAYREEMVQQLQIIPYAASLIRKEKLGAHLSKS from the exons ATGGCTTCCAGTCCGCTGCCGGGGCCCAACGACATCCTGCTGGCGTCGCCGTCGAGTGCCTTCCAGCCCGACGCGCTGAGTCAGCCGCGGCCAGGGCACGCCAACCTCAAACCCAACCAGGTGGGCCAGGTGATCCTCTACGGCATTCCCATCGTGTCGTTGGTGATCGACGGCCAGGAGCGCCTGTGCCTGGCGCAGATCTCCAACACTCTGCTCAAGAACTTCAGCTACAACGAGATCCACAACCGCCGCGTGGCGCTGGGCATCACGTGTGTGCAGTGCACGCCGGTGCAACTGGAGATCCTGCGGCGTGCCGGGGCCATGCCCATCTCATCGCGCCGCTGCGGCATGATCACTAAACGTGAGGCCGAGCGTCTGTGCAAGTCGTTCCTGGGCGAAAACAGGCCGCCCAAGCTGCCAGACAATTTCGCCTTCGACGTGTCACACGAGTGCGCCTGGGGCTGCCGCGGCAGCTTCATCCCCGCGCGCTACAACAGCTCGCGCGCCAAGTGCATCAAATGCAGCTACTGCAACATGTACTTCTCGCCCAACAAGTTCATTTTCCACTCCCACCGCACGCCCGACGCCAAGTACACTCAGCCAGACGCAGCCAACTTCAACTCGTGGCGCCGTCATCTCAAGCTCACCGACAAGAGTCCCCAGGACGAGCTGGTCTTTGCCTGGGAGGACGTCAAGGCCATGTTCAACGGCGGCAGCCGCAAGCGCGCCCTGCCCCAGCCTGGCGCGCACCCCGCCTGCCACCCGCTCAGCTCTGTCAAGGCGGCCGCGGTGGCTGCCGCGGCCGCGGTGGCTGGAGGCGGGGGTCTGCTGGGCCCCCACTTGCTGGGtgcgcccccgccgccgccgccaccaccgCCGCCCTTGGCGGAGCTGGCGGGTGCCCCGCACGCCCATCACAAGCGGCCGCGCTTCGACGACGACGAGGACTCGTTGCAGGAGGCCGCCGTAGTAGCCGCAGCCAGCCTCTCCGCCGCAGCCGCCAGCCTCTCTGTGGCTGCTGCTTCCGGCGGCGCGGGGACTGGCGGGGGCGGCGCTGGGGGCGGCTGTGTGGCCGGCGTGGGCGTGGGCGCGGGCGCGGGGgcgggcgccggggccggggccaAAGGCCCGCGCAGCTATCCAGTCATCCCGGTGCCCAGCAAAGGCTCGTTCGGGGGCGTCCTACAGAAGTTCCCGGGCTGCGGCGGGCTCTTCCCGCACCCCTACACCTTCCCGGCCGCGGCCGCCGCCTTCGGCTTGTGCCACAAGAAAGAGGACGCGGGCGCCGCTGCTGAGGCCCTGGGGGGCGCGGGCGCAGGCGGTGCGGGCGCTGCGCCCAAGGCCGGCTTGTCCGGCCTTTTCTGGCCCGCGGGCCGCAAGGACGCCTTCTATCCTCCTTTCTGCATGTTCTGGCCGCCGCGGACCCCTGGCGGGCTCCCGGTGCCCACCTACCTGCAGCCCCCGCCTCAGCCGCCCTCAGCGCTGGGCTGCGCGCTCGGCGAAAGCCCGGCACTGCTGCGTCAGGCCTTCCTGGACCTGGCCGAGCCCGGCGGCGCGGCTGGCAGCGCCGAGGCCGCGCCCCCGTCAGGGCAGCCCCCACAGGTCCTGGCCAACGGCCCGGGCTCGGGCCCACCGCCTCCTGCCGGGGGCGCCGGCTCTCGCGACGCGCTCTTCGAGTCGCCCCCGGGCGGCAGCGGCGGGGACTGCAGCGCGGGTTCCACGCCGCCCGCTGACTCTGTGGCAGCTGCCGGGGCAGGGGCCGCGGCTGCCGGGGCTGGCCCCGCGGGCTCCCGGGTTCCGGcgccccaccacccccaccttcTGGAGGGGCGCAAAGCAGGCGGTGGCAGCTACCACCATTCCAGCGCCTTCCGGCCAGTGGGCGGCAAGGACGACGCAGAGAGCCTGGCCAAGCTGCACGGGGCGTCGGCGGGCGCGCCCCACTCGGCCCAGAcacatccccaccaccaccaccatcctcaccaccaccaccaccaccacaccccccCGCAGCCGCCGTcaccgctgctgctgctgcccccgCAGCCCGACGAGCCGGGTTCCGAGCGCCACCAcccggccccgccgccgccgccgccgccccctccGCCCCCTCTGGCCCCGCACCCGCACCACCGAGGCCTTCTGTCCCCGGCGGGAACCAGCTGCAGCTATCCCAGCGAGGACAGCTCCGAGGACGAAGACGACGAGGAAGAAGAGCAGGAGGTGGACGTGGAGGGCCACAAGCCCCccgagggagaggaagaggaggaggaaagtcgAGACCCTGACGACGACGAGGAAGAGGACGAGGAGACGGGGGTCCTACTCGGGGACCCCTTAGTCGGGGGCGGCCGGTTCCTCCACGGCGGAGGGCAGTCGGAGAAGGGGAGAAGCCGGGACCGCGCGCCGGCCGTCGCGGGCGCGTTCCCGCTGGGGCTGAACTCCAGGCTGCTGCAGGAGGACGGGAAACTCGGGGACCCCGGCTCGGacctgcccccgcccccgccgccaCCCCTGGCCCCCCAGAAGGCGAgtggcggcggcagcagcagcccGGTCAGCCCAGTTCACCATCCATCACTGGAGGAGCAGCCCTCCTACAAAGAT AGTCAGAAAACTAAGGAAAATAACCAAGTTATTGTATCTACAAAGGATGACAACAGCttttcag ATAAGAACAAGGAGCATAGCTTTTTCATCACAGACTCTGATGCTTCTGGAGGAGATTTTTGGAGAGAAAGATCAG